In one Cloacibacillus porcorum genomic region, the following are encoded:
- a CDS encoding pyridoxamine 5'-phosphate oxidase family protein translates to MKEVLDFLNKVGVYYLATEEGDQPRVRPLGFVMEWQGKLTFCTGNKKNMYKQMVNNPKVEICDSDGNTLRICGRAVFATTEAAQAKALEVMPALKNIYSVGDGVFEIFYLDGAKAVLSNMKGESRELAV, encoded by the coding sequence ATGAAAGAAGTTCTCGATTTTTTAAACAAGGTCGGAGTCTACTACCTGGCGACGGAGGAGGGAGACCAGCCCCGTGTGCGGCCTCTCGGTTTTGTCATGGAATGGCAGGGAAAACTGACCTTTTGCACCGGTAATAAGAAAAATATGTACAAACAGATGGTAAATAATCCCAAGGTGGAGATCTGCGACAGCGATGGCAACACGCTGCGTATCTGCGGCAGGGCGGTATTCGCGACGACGGAGGCGGCGCAGGCAAAGGCTCTGGAGGTCATGCCGGCGCTGAAAAATATCTATTCCGTAGGCGACGGCGTCTTTGAGATATTCTATCTTGACGGGGCGAAGGCTGTCCTGTCGAATATGAAGGGTGAGAGCCGGGAACTGGCCGTTTAA
- a CDS encoding adenosylcobalamin-dependent ribonucleoside-diphosphate reductase gives MIIKPAFSPSAKDILRDRYLWRDENRNPIEKPEQMLERVAKHVAGAESSLAMQYKWADEFYDVMAKLLFLPNSPTLMNSGRPAPHGQLAACFVIGVEDSMEGICEALRKQMLIHKSGGGTGFNFSKLRSEGAKVNSTNGRASGPVSFMGLFDKATETVQQGGMRRGANMGILNIDHPDIRKFIHCKDKDGTITNFNISVGVFDDFMEKVNSDPRGEEAALLAEIADSAWRTGDPGIIFLDAINRGNTTPNLGELTSTNPCGESPLYPNEACNLGSINIAKMVKEGAFDYELLGEVSAVATRFLDDVIDVNHYPLPEIAEAVKLTRKIGLGVMGWADLLFQLRIPYDSKEAYELAENIMRTIQQRAHETSVALGKEKGIPETLAHLGRRNATLTCIAPTGTIALLANCSSGIEPLFALEHTRVRTQTDGTKVIMKQVNRYYEQAQKEGLPEEVMKRVFVTSHDVSPSAHVRMQGVFQRYTDLAVSKTVNLRHECSVQDVLDAYTLAWREGCKGITVYRDGSKSSQVLYRKEDEKKAEEESTQKSAPKGEPVPVMAAARPRFVLKRPQ, from the coding sequence ATGATCATAAAGCCGGCTTTCAGTCCATCAGCCAAGGATATTTTACGCGACCGCTACCTGTGGCGCGACGAGAACAGGAACCCTATAGAAAAACCGGAGCAGATGCTTGAACGGGTCGCCAAACATGTCGCGGGCGCGGAATCAAGCCTTGCCATGCAGTATAAATGGGCGGATGAGTTCTATGACGTGATGGCGAAACTTCTCTTTTTGCCCAACAGCCCCACCCTCATGAACTCGGGACGCCCCGCACCGCACGGACAGCTCGCGGCCTGCTTCGTCATCGGCGTGGAAGATTCCATGGAGGGCATCTGCGAGGCCCTGCGCAAGCAGATGCTGATACACAAGAGCGGCGGCGGCACCGGCTTCAATTTCTCGAAGCTGCGCAGCGAGGGCGCGAAGGTCAACAGCACCAACGGACGCGCCTCCGGCCCCGTATCCTTTATGGGACTCTTCGACAAGGCGACGGAGACGGTCCAGCAGGGCGGCATGCGCCGCGGCGCCAACATGGGCATTCTCAATATCGACCACCCCGATATTCGTAAGTTCATCCACTGCAAGGACAAGGACGGGACGATAACGAACTTCAACATCTCCGTCGGCGTCTTTGACGATTTCATGGAAAAGGTCAACAGCGACCCACGGGGCGAGGAGGCGGCGCTGCTTGCGGAGATAGCCGATTCGGCCTGGCGCACGGGCGATCCGGGGATAATCTTCCTTGACGCGATAAACCGCGGCAATACCACGCCAAACCTCGGAGAGCTAACCAGCACAAACCCCTGCGGCGAGTCCCCGCTCTACCCGAACGAGGCCTGCAATCTCGGTTCGATAAATATCGCCAAGATGGTAAAAGAGGGCGCCTTCGACTACGAACTTCTGGGCGAAGTTTCCGCGGTGGCGACACGCTTCCTCGACGACGTCATCGACGTCAACCACTACCCACTGCCCGAGATCGCCGAGGCGGTGAAGCTGACGCGCAAGATAGGGCTCGGAGTCATGGGCTGGGCCGACCTGCTCTTCCAGCTCCGTATCCCCTACGACAGCAAAGAGGCCTACGAGCTCGCGGAAAACATCATGCGGACGATCCAGCAGCGGGCGCACGAAACATCGGTGGCTCTCGGCAAAGAGAAGGGCATACCGGAGACTCTCGCGCACCTTGGACGCCGCAACGCGACGCTCACCTGCATCGCGCCTACCGGCACGATCGCCCTGCTCGCCAACTGCTCCTCCGGCATAGAACCGCTTTTCGCGCTTGAGCACACGCGCGTGCGCACGCAGACGGACGGCACAAAGGTTATCATGAAGCAGGTGAACCGCTACTATGAGCAGGCCCAGAAAGAGGGGCTCCCGGAAGAGGTCATGAAGAGAGTCTTCGTCACCTCTCACGACGTATCGCCCTCGGCCCACGTCCGTATGCAGGGCGTCTTCCAGCGCTACACCGATCTCGCCGTCTCCAAGACGGTCAACCTCCGCCACGAATGCAGCGTTCAGGATGTGCTTGACGCCTACACGCTCGCCTGGAGAGAGGGCTGCAAGGGCATCACCGTTTACCGCGACGGCTCAAAGTCGAGCCAGGTGCTTTACAGGAAAGAGGACGAGAAGAAGGCCGAAGAGGAGAGCACGCAAAAATCAGCGCCGAAGGGCGAACCGGTGCCCGTGATGGCGGCGGCTAGACCGCGCTTCGTGCTCAAAAGGCCGCAGTAG
- a CDS encoding TrkH family potassium uptake protein codes for MNYRIVARFLSILILTITASMAFPLAWALKDGSDDIRAFLLSVLTGLAMAAVLHIAGRSSSKDELGTREAIAGVAFAWVVASLQGCMPYMLGGYIPAFTDAYFEAMSGFTTTGATVLQNVEVIPRGILMWRAQTQWLGGMGIVVLVIAMLPLFGVNMTQLFKAESPGPSLEKTSPRITDMAMMLWKVYMGLTVVGIVLLVFGGMSVYNAIAHIFAAVSTGGFSTHNASVAFYNSAYIDYILTLIMFLSGANFNLHLAAIRGRSLRPYRDSEFRFYTVLVAASIMMICAVLLWKGIYGSFADALRYASFQVVSIITTTGFATADFALWPIFTQLLLLALMLVGGCAGSTAGAIKCVRFQVVLKGAAAELKKMVHPNAVVAIFQGRGTASPSMVTSSACFITVYFIIWGVSTLAVSLDGNDIVTSLSAVAATLSNVGPGLAEVGPVCNFAGQSAFAKWVYTFDMLCGRLELYTVLVLFTKDIWKK; via the coding sequence TTGAATTACAGGATAGTCGCGCGCTTTCTGTCAATACTTATACTGACGATAACCGCTTCAATGGCCTTTCCTCTGGCCTGGGCGCTGAAAGACGGCAGCGATGATATCCGCGCCTTCCTGCTCTCCGTGCTGACCGGTCTGGCGATGGCGGCGGTGCTGCATATAGCGGGGCGCAGCTCCTCAAAGGACGAACTGGGGACGCGCGAGGCGATCGCCGGCGTCGCCTTCGCCTGGGTGGTGGCCTCTTTACAGGGCTGTATGCCCTATATGCTCGGCGGCTATATTCCCGCCTTTACCGACGCCTACTTTGAGGCAATGTCCGGATTTACGACCACGGGAGCCACCGTCCTGCAAAATGTCGAGGTGATACCGCGCGGTATTCTCATGTGGCGCGCGCAGACGCAGTGGCTCGGCGGTATGGGGATTGTCGTCCTCGTAATCGCGATGCTGCCGCTCTTCGGCGTCAACATGACACAGCTCTTCAAGGCCGAAAGCCCCGGCCCCAGCCTTGAAAAGACGAGCCCCAGAATCACCGATATGGCGATGATGCTGTGGAAGGTCTATATGGGGCTGACCGTCGTCGGCATCGTCCTGCTCGTCTTCGGAGGCATGTCGGTCTATAACGCCATCGCCCACATCTTCGCCGCCGTATCGACGGGCGGCTTCTCCACCCATAACGCCAGCGTCGCCTTTTATAATTCCGCGTATATTGATTATATTCTTACCCTTATAATGTTTCTCTCCGGCGCAAACTTCAACCTCCACCTCGCGGCCATTCGCGGCAGGAGCCTGCGCCCCTACCGTGATTCGGAGTTCCGCTTCTACACGGTGCTGGTGGCGGCCTCCATTATGATGATCTGCGCCGTACTGCTCTGGAAGGGGATATACGGCAGTTTTGCCGACGCCCTGCGCTACGCCTCTTTCCAGGTGGTCAGCATCATCACCACCACCGGCTTCGCCACCGCCGACTTTGCGCTGTGGCCGATATTCACCCAGCTCCTGCTGCTCGCCCTCATGCTTGTGGGGGGCTGCGCGGGGTCGACCGCGGGAGCGATCAAGTGCGTGCGTTTTCAGGTCGTACTCAAGGGAGCCGCCGCGGAGCTCAAGAAAATGGTCCATCCCAACGCGGTCGTCGCGATATTTCAAGGACGCGGTACGGCAAGCCCCTCGATGGTCACATCGTCGGCCTGCTTCATCACCGTCTATTTCATAATATGGGGTGTCTCCACACTTGCCGTCAGCCTAGACGGCAACGATATCGTGACCTCGTTAAGCGCCGTGGCGGCCACGCTGAGCAACGTCGGTCCGGGACTGGCGGAGGTCGGCCCCGTCTGCAACTTCGCCGGACAGAGCGCCTTCGCGAAATGGGTCTACACCTTCGACATGCTCTGCGGACGCCTCGAACTATATACGGTGCTGGTCCTCTTCACGAAAGACATCTGGAAGAAGTAA
- the trkA gene encoding Trk system potassium transporter TrkA: MLVGAGEVGYSVAKNLSSDGHNIIIIEDSEERAERAENSLDVMVIRGNGARPSVLAKAGIREGSSDVSMLIACTNKDEVNLMACWIAKRMGVPHVIARAVGLEFTDNESWAKDLGIDMLISPERSVAKEIEELLEVRSAIHANEIAGGRAGIYVFRIAQDSPLKGLPLYEIRKNNPNMIMLVVCIRRGEHSFVPKAMDELQAGDLCYTMCYRSIVFDIERLFQPSKSKRLKRVFIVGAGKVGYQTAARLISHIRGIEVRLVDEDRAKCEKLSRELPEVMVLCANGSDTEFLLSEGIAEADGYVAATEHDETNLMLSVLAKTLGVSKSIAVVRRSNYLEMTNHIPVDAIVNRNQTLADVITRSVRYPGSARVLTVLEEISAEAVEITLSKDSPANGMSLIDLKMPPGSLIGLLERENEMLIPTGETILEAGDKVVVFGTAAVMDTAMRPFGEDNS, encoded by the coding sequence GTGCTTGTCGGAGCGGGCGAAGTCGGATACAGCGTAGCAAAAAACTTATCGTCGGACGGACATAATATCATCATCATTGAGGACAGCGAGGAAAGGGCCGAAAGGGCTGAGAACTCTCTTGACGTAATGGTGATCAGGGGCAACGGCGCCCGTCCGAGCGTGCTCGCAAAGGCCGGGATAAGGGAGGGCAGCTCCGATGTCTCGATGCTCATCGCCTGTACCAATAAAGACGAGGTCAACCTCATGGCCTGCTGGATAGCGAAGAGGATGGGCGTGCCCCACGTTATTGCGCGCGCCGTCGGCCTCGAGTTCACGGACAACGAGAGCTGGGCGAAAGATCTCGGCATCGATATGCTCATCTCGCCGGAACGCTCCGTCGCGAAGGAGATAGAGGAGCTGCTTGAGGTGCGCTCCGCCATACACGCGAACGAGATCGCCGGAGGACGCGCGGGGATATATGTCTTCCGCATCGCGCAGGACTCTCCCCTCAAGGGGCTGCCGCTTTATGAAATACGCAAAAACAACCCGAATATGATCATGCTCGTCGTCTGCATCAGACGCGGCGAACATTCGTTCGTCCCCAAGGCGATGGATGAATTACAGGCGGGAGACCTCTGTTATACGATGTGTTACCGCTCGATAGTCTTTGATATTGAGCGGCTCTTCCAGCCCTCCAAATCAAAACGCCTCAAGCGGGTCTTCATCGTCGGCGCGGGTAAGGTCGGCTATCAGACCGCGGCGAGGCTCATATCCCATATCCGCGGCATCGAGGTACGCCTTGTCGACGAGGACCGCGCCAAGTGTGAAAAGCTCTCCCGCGAGCTGCCGGAGGTGATGGTGCTCTGCGCAAACGGCTCGGACACGGAGTTCCTGCTCTCCGAGGGCATCGCGGAGGCCGACGGCTATGTGGCGGCGACGGAGCACGACGAGACGAACCTCATGCTTTCGGTACTCGCAAAGACACTCGGCGTCTCCAAGAGCATAGCGGTGGTGCGCCGGTCGAATTATCTTGAGATGACGAACCATATACCGGTCGACGCCATCGTCAACCGCAACCAGACGCTCGCAGACGTCATCACGCGCAGCGTCCGCTACCCCGGCTCGGCTAGGGTGCTGACGGTGCTTGAAGAGATCAGCGCCGAGGCCGTTGAGATAACGCTCTCCAAAGACTCGCCCGCCAACGGCATGAGCCTCATCGACCTGAAGATGCCGCCCGGTTCGCTCATCGGCCTGTTGGAGCGTGAAAATGAAATGCTGATCCCGACCGGCGAGACGATCCTTGAAGCCGGCGACAAGGTGGTCGTCTTCGGCACGGCGGCCGTCATGGACACGGCCATGCGCCCCTTCGGAGAGGATAACTCTTGA
- a CDS encoding sodium-dependent transporter, with translation MAEIKKGGEQFSSRWGLLCTILGMAVGTGNIWRFPREVASNNGGAFILICFFALFVWAVPLICAESVFGKKTRMANAGAFKALLGEKYAWVGAFCAMVCIMLGCYYVVVLGWVSKYLVLIFTGFLDAVRDGGTDFATQFFSGFATTPPAYEAWAWFAFAIALSAVIIFRGIQGGIETANKIMIPAVFVLLAALLVRVVMLPGAWKGFEYMFHVNPQDFFSAKIWLAAFTQAAWSSGAGWGMFHVYYVYAAKDEDIELNAFTVTFGDMVAAMLAGMVVLPAVFALSPDPEAVMKAGANGLTFVHLTNLFAHTSGGFVMAVLFFLALFSAALSSVIAMLETGTRNLIDMGFSRVKATMCVAIFFLFVGSFSALDNRVFENQDMVWGVGLLVVGLIYSLASLKYGVDKLWEEDIMPCSDIHVKWMWSCIKFFPFEFAFVWGWWMWEASTWYPGEWFKFWPITKYQYTPGSMVVEWGIIALVCLLLNGVISKRLVHTNKID, from the coding sequence ATGGCTGAAATCAAAAAAGGCGGAGAACAATTCTCAAGCCGCTGGGGACTTTTATGTACAATTCTCGGCATGGCGGTAGGCACCGGAAATATCTGGCGCTTCCCGCGCGAAGTTGCCTCTAATAATGGCGGAGCTTTCATTCTTATCTGCTTCTTTGCCCTGTTTGTCTGGGCGGTACCGCTCATCTGCGCCGAATCCGTCTTCGGAAAAAAGACGAGGATGGCAAACGCGGGAGCTTTCAAAGCGCTTTTGGGAGAGAAATATGCCTGGGTCGGCGCCTTTTGCGCGATGGTATGCATCATGCTCGGATGCTACTACGTCGTCGTCCTTGGCTGGGTATCAAAATATTTAGTTCTGATTTTCACAGGATTCCTTGACGCCGTACGGGACGGCGGGACGGATTTCGCCACGCAGTTCTTCTCCGGCTTCGCGACGACGCCTCCCGCTTATGAGGCCTGGGCCTGGTTCGCCTTCGCCATCGCGCTCTCCGCGGTTATCATCTTCCGCGGCATTCAGGGCGGCATCGAAACAGCTAACAAGATCATGATCCCAGCCGTATTCGTACTGCTCGCCGCGCTTCTCGTACGCGTTGTGATGCTTCCCGGCGCCTGGAAGGGCTTCGAATATATGTTCCATGTCAATCCGCAGGATTTCTTCTCGGCCAAGATATGGCTGGCGGCCTTCACACAGGCGGCCTGGTCCTCCGGCGCAGGATGGGGCATGTTCCATGTCTACTACGTCTACGCCGCTAAGGACGAAGATATAGAGCTCAACGCCTTTACAGTTACCTTCGGCGATATGGTCGCGGCCATGCTCGCCGGTATGGTCGTTCTGCCGGCGGTTTTCGCCCTTTCCCCGGACCCCGAGGCGGTTATGAAGGCCGGCGCGAACGGACTTACCTTCGTTCATCTGACAAACCTCTTCGCCCACACCTCGGGCGGATTCGTTATGGCGGTGCTCTTCTTCCTCGCCCTCTTCTCGGCGGCGCTCTCATCGGTCATCGCGATGCTTGAGACGGGCACGCGCAACCTGATCGACATGGGCTTCTCGCGCGTCAAGGCGACGATGTGCGTCGCGATCTTCTTCCTGTTCGTCGGCTCCTTCTCGGCGCTCGACAACCGGGTCTTTGAAAACCAGGACATGGTCTGGGGCGTCGGGCTGCTCGTCGTCGGACTCATCTACTCACTGGCCTCGCTCAAGTACGGCGTGGATAAGCTCTGGGAAGAGGACATCATGCCCTGCTCCGACATTCATGTAAAGTGGATGTGGAGCTGCATCAAGTTCTTCCCCTTCGAATTCGCCTTCGTCTGGGGCTGGTGGATGTGGGAAGCCTCGACATGGTATCCGGGAGAGTGGTTCAAGTTTTGGCCGATCACAAAGTACCAGTACACCCCAGGCTCGATGGTCGTCGAATGGGGCATTATCGCGCTGGTCTGCTTACTGCTGAATGGGGTCATTTCAAAGCGCCTCGTCCACACGAACAAGATCGATTAA
- a CDS encoding metallophosphoesterase family protein, which translates to MATLHIPPNIPKPTLQEIRECPIIKHFDDLGIWFGINPPCIDAREMVLHLSDTPYTIYPYLRRALRRLHPAWIVHTGDFVDNVKLEKRPGMLDLYQKRIKDFLSIFEEEDYGAILVTGNHDHVPTLLEEQHSESVQVWTGPGRFSLGQFSFRAGHTYDDVSGDPAQYNLYGHNLEYTSGCTEEGRMYLNGLQSMYLIHIYTGEVISIPYPPGTDNARLQRKKVSL; encoded by the coding sequence ATGGCGACACTGCACATACCACCCAACATTCCGAAACCGACGCTTCAGGAGATAAGGGAGTGCCCGATCATCAAGCACTTTGACGACCTCGGGATATGGTTCGGCATCAACCCGCCCTGCATAGACGCCAGGGAGATGGTGCTGCATCTCTCCGACACGCCCTACACCATCTATCCCTATCTGCGGCGCGCGCTGCGCCGTCTTCATCCCGCCTGGATAGTCCACACGGGGGACTTCGTGGACAATGTCAAACTTGAGAAGCGTCCCGGAATGCTGGACCTCTACCAAAAGCGGATAAAGGACTTCCTCTCCATCTTTGAAGAGGAGGACTACGGGGCGATCCTCGTCACGGGAAACCACGACCACGTCCCGACGCTGCTCGAAGAGCAGCACAGCGAGTCGGTGCAGGTATGGACCGGCCCCGGACGGTTCTCGCTGGGGCAGTTCAGCTTCAGGGCGGGGCACACTTATGATGATGTGAGCGGTGACCCGGCGCAATATAACCTTTACGGACATAACCTCGAATATACCTCGGGCTGCACGGAGGAGGGGCGTATGTACCTTAACGGACTACAGTCAATGTACCTGATCCACATCTATACCGGAGAGGTGATCTCCATCCCCTACCCGCCGGGGACGGACAACGCACGGCTCCAGCGCAAAAAGGTCTCGTTGTAA
- a CDS encoding substrate-binding domain-containing protein, translating into MRINKKGSIIALLLVVCLLAFGSLATAKAPVLRMATTTSTDNTGLLDYLAPILLKDTGIEIQWVSVGTGKALEYGRNGDVDVVLTHAPSQEDKFMAEGAGVNRRKVMYNDFVLIGPANDPAGIKGKPVVEALATIAAKGQPLVSRADKSGTHTAELKLLKAAGVKDFDKAKWYVQTGQGMLKTINIADEQKGYALTDRGTFIKYHAGLKGKPGLVIVCEGDPELLNKYSVMAVSPLKHPDVKYDLALKYIDWITSSKVQKDIADFKVEGKQLFFPEAEIRAGH; encoded by the coding sequence ATGCGTATCAACAAGAAAGGCTCCATTATCGCGTTACTTCTCGTCGTCTGCCTGCTGGCCTTTGGCTCGCTCGCGACGGCAAAGGCTCCCGTGCTCCGGATGGCGACCACGACGAGCACCGACAACACAGGTCTGCTCGATTACCTCGCCCCCATCCTTCTTAAGGATACCGGCATTGAGATCCAGTGGGTCTCCGTCGGCACCGGCAAAGCCCTTGAGTATGGACGCAACGGCGACGTAGACGTCGTCCTTACGCATGCGCCGTCTCAGGAAGACAAATTCATGGCTGAGGGCGCGGGTGTAAACCGCCGTAAAGTCATGTACAACGACTTTGTGCTTATCGGCCCCGCGAACGATCCTGCGGGTATAAAGGGCAAACCGGTCGTCGAAGCGCTGGCGACGATAGCCGCCAAGGGCCAGCCGCTCGTCAGCCGCGCCGACAAATCGGGTACTCACACGGCAGAGCTCAAGCTGCTCAAGGCTGCGGGCGTGAAGGATTTCGACAAGGCAAAGTGGTACGTTCAGACGGGCCAGGGAATGCTCAAGACGATCAACATCGCCGACGAGCAGAAGGGCTACGCCCTCACCGACCGCGGCACCTTCATTAAATACCACGCCGGACTCAAAGGCAAGCCGGGACTTGTGATAGTATGCGAAGGTGACCCCGAGCTTCTCAACAAGTACAGCGTCATGGCGGTGAGCCCCCTGAAGCACCCGGACGTCAAATACGACCTCGCGCTCAAGTACATCGACTGGATCACCTCTTCAAAGGTCCAGAAGGATATCGCGGACTTCAAGGTCGAGGGAAAGCAGCTCTTCTTCCCCGAAGCCGAGATTCGCGCGGGCCACTAA
- a CDS encoding ABC transporter permease, with translation MDFIADGFIQAFRLLFSMDEETMNILVTTLQLTAVSMGGILLLGLPLGFLLGYFDFPGKRCVRTVVDTLLALPTVVIGLLVYAFISRRGPLGGWDLLFTIEGMAIGQIILGTPIVVAYTATAIEGLDNRLRQTLMTLGASGAKLAMTSLWEARFLVLVAALTAFGRIVGEVGSAMMLGGNIKWHTRTITTAITLETGKGDFALGIALGVILILISLILNISLTFLRRRTQN, from the coding sequence ATGGATTTCATAGCGGACGGATTCATACAGGCTTTCAGGCTCCTCTTCTCGATGGACGAGGAGACTATGAACATCCTCGTCACCACGCTGCAGCTGACGGCGGTTTCGATGGGTGGGATACTGCTTTTGGGGCTGCCTCTCGGCTTCCTTCTCGGGTACTTCGATTTCCCCGGCAAACGCTGTGTCCGTACCGTGGTCGACACGCTGCTTGCGCTGCCGACCGTGGTCATCGGCCTGCTCGTCTACGCCTTTATCTCGCGTCGCGGTCCGCTTGGCGGCTGGGACCTGCTCTTTACGATTGAGGGCATGGCCATTGGGCAGATCATTCTCGGGACGCCGATCGTGGTCGCCTACACGGCGACGGCGATCGAGGGGCTTGACAACCGTCTGCGCCAGACGCTGATGACGTTGGGGGCCTCGGGCGCGAAGCTTGCGATGACGAGCCTGTGGGAGGCCCGCTTTCTCGTCCTTGTCGCCGCGCTGACGGCCTTTGGCCGCATCGTCGGCGAAGTCGGCTCCGCGATGATGCTCGGCGGCAACATCAAATGGCACACGCGCACGATAACCACGGCCATCACTTTGGAGACAGGCAAGGGCGATTTTGCCCTCGGCATCGCTCTCGGCGTTATCCTCATCCTCATATCCCTGATACTCAACATCTCTCTGACATTCCTGCGCCGCAGGACGCAAAACTAA
- a CDS encoding substrate-binding domain-containing protein, with product MKKFAIALAALLICSPAFAGTIKLSSTIGPVDAGIIPLLAETYKAKTGTDFVIEKAGTGATLNKAKSGNFDMVVVHARALEEQFIAEGYGQNRRDFMYNDFIILGPQEDPAGIKGMKSAAEALKKIAAAKAPFISRGDMSGTHVAEMNVWKAAGIAPDGEKDEWYTVFSLGKLGNGPTTDFTNRRGAYTIMDRATYLTKKKGLKIIPLVEGDPILLNFIAAIEVNPKRFPQVNNADVVKFVDWVCGDEAQTIIKDFKVKQYGEPLFFPNSDEWNKKRGK from the coding sequence ATGAAAAAATTTGCCATCGCACTCGCCGCTCTTCTCATCTGTTCGCCCGCCTTCGCCGGCACGATAAAGCTGTCGAGCACAATCGGCCCCGTCGACGCGGGTATCATTCCGCTTCTTGCCGAGACATACAAGGCGAAGACCGGCACCGACTTCGTCATCGAAAAGGCGGGGACCGGCGCGACCCTCAACAAGGCCAAAAGCGGAAACTTCGATATGGTCGTCGTCCATGCGCGCGCCCTCGAGGAGCAGTTTATCGCCGAGGGCTACGGACAGAACCGCAGAGACTTTATGTACAACGACTTTATCATTCTCGGCCCCCAGGAGGACCCCGCGGGCATCAAGGGCATGAAATCCGCCGCCGAGGCGCTTAAAAAGATCGCCGCGGCCAAGGCCCCATTCATCAGCCGCGGGGACATGTCCGGTACGCACGTTGCGGAGATGAACGTCTGGAAGGCGGCGGGGATCGCTCCCGACGGCGAAAAGGACGAATGGTACACGGTATTCTCGCTCGGCAAGCTCGGCAACGGACCGACCACCGACTTCACCAACCGGCGCGGCGCCTACACTATCATGGACAGGGCCACCTACCTTACAAAGAAGAAGGGGCTCAAGATAATCCCGCTCGTAGAGGGCGACCCGATCCTGCTCAACTTCATCGCGGCGATCGAGGTAAACCCGAAACGCTTCCCGCAGGTGAATAACGCCGACGTCGTGAAATTCGTCGACTGGGTCTGCGGCGACGAAGCGCAGACGATAATCAAGGACTTCAAGGTGAAGCAGTACGGCGAACCGCTCTTCTTCCCGAACTCCGACGAATGGAACAAAAAGCGCGGCAAATAA
- a CDS encoding energy-coupling factor ABC transporter ATP-binding protein, with protein MSSLLYEIRDLKQRYGKGPLSLDIAELSIRSSGITGLVGPNGSGKSTLLKVLSFLITYQSGSIIFDGLPSEGREGAIRREVTYLLQDSYLLNRSVYENIAYGLKLRGDVPDIKERVRESLTQVGLDPEKFAQRPWYQLSGGEVQRVALAARLALRPRVLLLDEPTANVDEASAQLVMEAAVSAANEYGTTVIVATHDLAWLYEMSTDVVSLYRGRVVGSGAENLLQGKWRLTGGYMVREFIDGQAVFAYQPQSGRPNAAMLNSAGVRLFVERPDAAHDMNIIRGRIVQMTLERATDSVLVSIEVGENVIKTRMEAAELNRLELCPSKMVYLTFSYAAVRWI; from the coding sequence ATGAGCTCACTGCTTTATGAAATACGGGACCTGAAACAACGCTACGGGAAGGGGCCGCTCTCCCTCGATATCGCGGAGCTCTCCATTCGGAGCTCGGGAATAACCGGCCTTGTCGGACCAAACGGCAGCGGCAAATCGACGCTGCTTAAAGTTCTCTCCTTTCTCATCACATACCAGAGCGGCAGCATCATCTTTGACGGCCTTCCCTCCGAGGGGCGCGAAGGGGCGATCCGCCGCGAGGTGACCTATCTGCTCCAGGACTCCTATCTGCTCAACCGTTCCGTCTATGAAAACATCGCCTACGGGCTGAAACTGCGCGGGGACGTTCCCGACATAAAAGAGAGGGTGCGCGAGAGCCTGACGCAGGTGGGGCTCGACCCGGAAAAATTCGCCCAGCGCCCGTGGTACCAGCTCTCCGGCGGGGAGGTGCAGCGCGTGGCGCTCGCCGCCCGCCTCGCGCTGCGCCCGCGCGTCCTGCTGCTCGACGAGCCGACGGCGAACGTCGACGAGGCGAGCGCGCAGCTCGTGATGGAGGCCGCCGTCAGCGCGGCGAATGAATACGGCACCACCGTGATCGTGGCGACCCATGACCTCGCCTGGCTCTATGAAATGTCCACGGACGTTGTGAGCCTCTACCGCGGCCGCGTCGTCGGCAGCGGCGCGGAAAACCTTCTGCAGGGCAAGTGGCGTCTTACCGGCGGCTACATGGTGCGCGAATTCATCGACGGCCAGGCGGTATTCGCCTACCAGCCGCAGTCCGGCAGGCCGAACGCGGCGATGCTGAACTCCGCCGGCGTGCGCCTATTTGTCGAGAGGCCCGACGCGGCGCATGATATGAACATTATCCGCGGGCGCATCGTGCAGATGACGCTGGAACGCGCCACAGACTCGGTGCTGGTCTCGATAGAGGTCGGCGAAAACGTGATAAAGACGCGTATGGAGGCGGCGGAGCTGAACCGGCTGGAGCTGTGCCCCTCAAAGATGGTGTATCTTACATTTTCGTATGCCGCTGTCCGCTGGATCTAA